TCATGCGGCGGTGCTCATCTGGTGGTCTCCTGCTGTGCTCTGCGTGCTGGGGGATCTGCGGGATCTGCGGGATCGGGGGTGGCATCGGGGGCACTCGCGGGTCGCGCCGGGGCGACGACCTCGACCGGGGTGGTGGTGCGGCCGGTGCCCGGCTCGGGGCCGCGGGGGAGGGTCAGGGTGAAGGTGGACCCCTGCCCCTGCACCGACCACACGGCGATGTCGCCGCCGTGGGTGGCGGCGACGTGCTTGACGATGGCGAGGCCGAGGCCGGTGCCGCCCGTGGAGCGGTGCCGGGCCGGGTCGACGCGGTAGAACCGCTCGAAGATGCGCTCGATCTCCCCGGCGGGGATGCCGATGCCCTGGTCGACGACCGAGATCTGCACCTGCTCGCCCACGGAGCGGCTGGTCACGACGACGCGCGAGCCCTCGTTGGAGTAGGCGACGGCGTTGGCGACGAGGTTGCTGACGGCCGCGCCGATCTGCTCCTGCGAGCCGAAGACCGCCAGGCCGGGCTCGCCGCGCGACTCGACGGTGATCTGCTTGGCGGCGGCCTCGGTGGCGCTGGTGTCGACGGCGGTGGCCACAGCGGCGTCGAGGTCGACCATGACCGGGGTCTCCAGCGGGTCGTGGCCCTGGAGGCGGGACAGCTCGATGATCTGCTGGACGAGCCGGGAGAGCCGGTCGCTCTCGGTGAGCATCCGGCCGGCGAAGCGCTGCACGGCCTCGGGGTCGTCGGAGGCGTCGGCGACGGCCTCGGCGAGCAGCCGGATCGCCCCCACCGGGGTCTTGAGCTCGTGGCTGACGTTGGCGACGAAGTCGCGGCGCACCTCCTCCACCCGGCGCTCGCGCGTGCGGTCCTCGACCAGGGCCAGCACCAGCCGGGCGCCGAGCGGCGCGACGCGGGCGGTCAGCGTCCGGGTGACCCGGCCGTCGGGGGCCGCGATGTCGAGGTCGCTCTCGCGGATCTGGCCGTCGCGGCGCACCTGCGCGACCAGGTCGAGCAGCTCGGGGACCACCACCGTGTCGCCGCGCACCAGTCCGAAGGCGTAGGCCGGGGCCGAGGCCTTGACGACGTGGTCGGACTCGTCGACGACGACCGCGCTGGAGCGCAGGATGCTGAGCACGGCGGCGACGCCCGCCTGGACGACCGGCTCCTCGGTCTCGGGCGGGGTGCGGCGCTGCCGATCGCTGATGTGCCAGGCGAGCACGGCGCCGCCCGCCATGATGGCTCCCGCGAGCGCGGCCAGGGCAGCCTGCGTCGTCGGGTCCACGCCCGCCATCGTACGCAGCGCGAGGTGCCCGCGGACCCGATGGACAGGGGGCCACGGAGTGTTCATCCCGCGTTCACCGCGCACGCCCGTCTGTTCGCTTGGGGTGCCTACCGTGCGCGGCATGCGTGAGGCATTCCATGACCAGCTCGACGGCATCTTCGCCGACCTGTCCGACATCTGCGGGCAGGTCGAGGTCGCCGTACGCGAGGCCACCAAGGCGCTGATGACCGGCGACGTGCACACCGCCGACCAGGTGATCGGCAACGACCGGGCGGTCGACGCCGCGCGCGAGCGGGTCGACGACACGGCGTTCGCCCTGCTCTCGCTGCAGCAGCCGGTCGCGGGCGACCTGCGGATGATCGTGTCCGCCCTGCGGATGGTCAGCGAGCTCGAGCGGATGGGGGACCTGTCGGTGCACGTCGCCAAGATCGCCCGGCTACGGGTGCCGGCCGTCGCCGTGCCCGACGAGCTGCGGCCCACGATGGAGCGGATGGCGCTGACGGCCGAGGACATGGTGCGGCGGGTGCGGAGCATCATCGTCGACCGCGACGTGGAGGCCGCGATCGAGCTCGGGCGCGACGACGAGGTGATGGACCAGCTGCGCCGGCGCAGCTTCACCGAGCTGCTGTCGACCGACTGGCGCCACGGCGTCGAGGCGGCGGTGGACGTCGCCCTGCTGGGTCGCTACTACGAGCGCATCGCCGACCACGCCGTCTCGGTCGCCAACCGGGTGGTCTTCGTCGTCACCGGCGACCTGCCGGCGCGCGCCTGACCCACGCCTGCGGCGGACCGGGGTGCGAAGGGTTCAGCGACCCTGGTTGGCGACGGCCGCGGCCGCGGCGGCGGCAGCCTCGGGGTCGAGGTACTCCCCGCCCGCGACGGTGGGGCGCATCTGATCGTCGAGGCGGTAGACCAGCGGCATCCCGGTGGGGATGTTGAGCCCGGCGATGTCGGCGTCGCTGATCTGGTCGAGGTGCTTGACGAGCGCGCGGAGGCTGTTGCCGTGCGCGGCCACGAGGACGGTGCGGCCGGCCTGCAGGTCGGGCACGATCTCGGCGTCCCAGTAGGGCAGGAAGCGCGCGATGACGTCCTTGAGGCACTCGGTGCGGGGCAGCTCCTCGCCGAGGCCGACGTAGCGCGGGTCGTCGGCCTGGGAGAACTCCGAGGAGTCGTCGATCGGGGGCGGCGGGGTGTCGAAGGAGCGGCGCCAGAGCATGAACTGCTCCTCGCCGTACTCCTCGAGCGTCTGCTTCTTGTCCTTGCCCTGGAGTGCACCGTAGTGGCGCTCGTTGAGCCGCCACGAGCGCTTCACCGGGATCCAGTGGCGGTCGGCCGCGTCGAGCGCGAGGCAGGCGGTGCTGATCGCGCGACGCTGCAGCGAGGTGTGGACGATGTCGGGCAGGACGTCGGCCTCGCGCATCAGCTCGCCCCCGCGGACCGCCTCGCCCCGGCCCTTGTCGGTAAGGGGCACGTCGACCCAGCCCGTGAACAGGTTCTTGGCGTTCCACTCGCTCTCGCCGTGGCGGAGCAGGACGAGCGTGTGCGTCATGAGACGTCGAGGCCTTCCCAGTAGGCGTCGTCGTTGTCGGGGACGACGGGGACGTTGAGGGAGATGCGCTCCCCGTTGCCGAAGTCGACCGACAGCGGCAGGAAGTCGCCGGCCTCGAAGTCGCCGGTCAGCACGATCGCGGCGGGCGGCTCGGCGAGGTTGACGAACCCGCCCGGTGCGACGGCGACGGGGTCGAAGTCGGCGGGCTCGACAGGCGCGCCCTCGGCGCCGGAGACCCCGGTGAGGGTCTGCTCGTCGCTCAGGTCGTTGTTGGAGAGCGACGCGATGAACGTGCCCGACCCGGGGTTGCCGGAGACCACGACCGCCGAGAGCACGTCGACCGTGCCCTCCCGGTTCTCGGCCGCACCGTTGACGTCGTACTCGCGCTCGGTCGCGGCGTCGAAGCCACAGGAGGACAGCGGCGCGGCGAGCGCGAAGACCGCGGCAGCGGTCGCGAGAGGTCGAAGTCGCATGGCCCACAGCCTAGCGCTGGCTCAGGCCAGCCCTGCGGTCCGCCCTGCGATCAGGACGCCGACGACCACCAGGGCGGTCCAGGCCCCCGCCAGGAGGAGCAGGCGTGGGGTGCCGGTGCGCAGCGCGAGCAG
The sequence above is drawn from the Nocardioides sp. zg-1228 genome and encodes:
- the phoU gene encoding phosphate signaling complex protein PhoU gives rise to the protein MREAFHDQLDGIFADLSDICGQVEVAVREATKALMTGDVHTADQVIGNDRAVDAARERVDDTAFALLSLQQPVAGDLRMIVSALRMVSELERMGDLSVHVAKIARLRVPAVAVPDELRPTMERMALTAEDMVRRVRSIIVDRDVEAAIELGRDDEVMDQLRRRSFTELLSTDWRHGVEAAVDVALLGRYYERIADHAVSVANRVVFVVTGDLPARA
- a CDS encoding phosphoglyceromutase, with amino-acid sequence MTHTLVLLRHGESEWNAKNLFTGWVDVPLTDKGRGEAVRGGELMREADVLPDIVHTSLQRRAISTACLALDAADRHWIPVKRSWRLNERHYGALQGKDKKQTLEEYGEEQFMLWRRSFDTPPPPIDDSSEFSQADDPRYVGLGEELPRTECLKDVIARFLPYWDAEIVPDLQAGRTVLVAAHGNSLRALVKHLDQISDADIAGLNIPTGMPLVYRLDDQMRPTVAGGEYLDPEAAAAAAAAVANQGR
- a CDS encoding ATP-binding protein codes for the protein MDPTTQAALAALAGAIMAGGAVLAWHISDRQRRTPPETEEPVVQAGVAAVLSILRSSAVVVDESDHVVKASAPAYAFGLVRGDTVVVPELLDLVAQVRRDGQIRESDLDIAAPDGRVTRTLTARVAPLGARLVLALVEDRTRERRVEEVRRDFVANVSHELKTPVGAIRLLAEAVADASDDPEAVQRFAGRMLTESDRLSRLVQQIIELSRLQGHDPLETPVMVDLDAAVATAVDTSATEAAAKQITVESRGEPGLAVFGSQEQIGAAVSNLVANAVAYSNEGSRVVVTSRSVGEQVQISVVDQGIGIPAGEIERIFERFYRVDPARHRSTGGTGLGLAIVKHVAATHGGDIAVWSVQGQGSTFTLTLPRGPEPGTGRTTTPVEVVAPARPASAPDATPDPADPADPPARRAQQETTR